A part of Amycolatopsis lurida genomic DNA contains:
- a CDS encoding hydantoinase/oxoprolinase family protein, whose protein sequence is MTGLRVGVDIGGTFTDLCVLDETGIVAVGKVLTTHDEPGRAVEEGLKRTLADAGLDAGDVEQFVHGTTLVTNALIERKGARTALLATAGFRDVLEMRREHRYELYDLLIELPAPLVPRHLRFDVPERILADGTVHTGLDEEYVARLGRELDARGIDAVAICFLHAFTNPAHERRAAEVLRKVAPRLRVALSSEVVPEIREFERMSTTVGCVYVQDLTERYLRDLERRLHGAGVRPSPHIMLSNGGIATVDTAARYPIRILESGPAGGALAASAIGSAAGVEDLLAFDMGGTTAKLCMISGGAPLVTHEFEVDRKYRLLPGSGLPVKVPVTDMIEIGVGGGSIARIDALGLLTVGPDSAGSEPGPVCYGRGGTEPTVTDADLVLGYLDPGYFLGGGMTLDLDGAREAIRSKIAGPLGVSVEEAAWGIHTSVNEDMANAARVHAVERGKDPAKLPMFTFGGAGPVHGVGVARALGAPEVVAPPAAGVLSAAGFLTAPLAFDFVRSARSAVLDLSRDQVGALFGEMEAEGAELLEKSGVDSAAVTHRRIAEMRYAGQGYEIRVPVEGGDWPGSLIDAFTETYRTLYRRTGPDVAIEVLNWRVVSSGPAPEVTLELAGAEAEGDARKGSRPAYFPAEGGFVDTAVFDRYRFKPGDRVEGPAIVEERESTVVVPPGARCAVGADASLVVTV, encoded by the coding sequence GTGACCGGGCTCCGTGTCGGCGTGGACATCGGCGGCACGTTCACCGATCTCTGCGTACTCGACGAGACCGGTATCGTGGCGGTCGGCAAGGTGCTGACAACGCACGACGAGCCCGGCCGGGCGGTCGAAGAAGGTCTCAAGAGGACGCTCGCGGACGCCGGGCTGGACGCGGGTGACGTCGAGCAGTTCGTGCACGGCACGACACTGGTCACGAACGCGCTGATCGAACGCAAGGGAGCACGCACCGCCCTGCTGGCGACGGCCGGTTTCCGCGACGTGCTGGAGATGCGGCGCGAGCACCGGTACGAACTGTACGACCTGCTCATCGAATTGCCGGCGCCACTGGTGCCACGGCACCTGCGGTTCGACGTCCCTGAGCGGATCCTCGCCGACGGCACTGTCCACACAGGACTGGACGAGGAGTACGTCGCGCGGCTCGGCCGTGAGCTCGACGCCCGGGGGATCGACGCGGTGGCGATCTGTTTCCTGCACGCCTTCACGAACCCCGCGCACGAAAGACGGGCCGCCGAGGTGCTGCGGAAGGTCGCGCCTCGATTGCGGGTCGCGCTCTCCAGTGAGGTCGTTCCCGAGATCCGCGAGTTCGAACGGATGTCGACCACGGTCGGATGCGTCTACGTCCAGGACCTCACCGAACGTTACCTGCGTGACCTGGAACGGCGCCTGCACGGGGCCGGGGTGCGGCCGTCACCGCACATCATGCTGTCCAACGGCGGGATCGCGACCGTCGACACCGCCGCGCGCTACCCGATCCGCATCCTCGAATCCGGGCCGGCAGGCGGGGCGCTGGCCGCGTCCGCGATCGGGTCCGCGGCGGGGGTCGAGGATCTGCTGGCCTTCGACATGGGCGGCACGACGGCGAAATTGTGCATGATCTCCGGTGGCGCGCCGCTGGTGACGCACGAGTTCGAGGTGGACCGGAAGTACCGGCTGCTGCCGGGATCCGGGCTGCCGGTCAAGGTACCGGTCACGGACATGATCGAGATCGGTGTCGGCGGCGGCTCGATCGCGCGGATCGACGCGCTCGGCCTGCTCACCGTCGGCCCGGATTCGGCGGGGTCCGAGCCCGGTCCGGTCTGTTACGGACGAGGCGGCACCGAGCCGACCGTGACGGACGCCGACCTCGTGCTCGGTTATCTGGATCCGGGGTATTTCCTCGGTGGCGGAATGACTCTGGACCTCGACGGCGCGCGCGAGGCGATCCGCTCGAAGATCGCCGGACCGCTCGGCGTCAGCGTCGAAGAGGCCGCTTGGGGCATCCACACCAGCGTCAACGAGGACATGGCCAACGCCGCCCGGGTCCACGCGGTCGAGCGAGGCAAAGATCCGGCGAAGCTGCCGATGTTCACTTTCGGCGGCGCCGGCCCGGTGCACGGCGTCGGGGTGGCGCGGGCGCTCGGCGCGCCCGAGGTGGTCGCGCCGCCCGCCGCCGGGGTGCTCAGTGCGGCGGGATTCCTCACCGCGCCACTGGCCTTCGACTTCGTGCGTTCGGCGCGCTCCGCGGTGCTCGACCTTTCCCGGGACCAGGTCGGCGCGTTGTTCGGAGAGATGGAGGCCGAGGGCGCGGAGCTGCTGGAGAAGTCCGGTGTGGACAGTGCGGCGGTGACGCACCGCCGGATCGCCGAGATGCGGTACGCCGGGCAGGGCTACGAGATCCGGGTGCCGGTCGAGGGCGGGGACTGGCCGGGTTCGCTGATCGACGCGTTCACCGAGACCTATCGGACGCTGTACCGGCGGACCGGGCCGGACGTCGCGATCGAGGTGCTGAACTGGCGCGTCGTCTCCAGCGGCCCGGCGCCCGAGGTCACGCTGGAACTCGCGGGAGCCGAGGCCGAGGGCGACGCGCGCAAGGGGAGCCGTCCCGCGTACTTCCCCGCCGAAGGTGGCTTTGTCGACACGGCGGTGTTCGACAGGTACCGGTTCAAGCCTGGTGATCGCGTCGAGGGACCGGCCATCGTGGAGGAACGAGAGTCCACTGTGGTCGTTCCACCGGGGGCCCGCTGTGCCGTCGGCGCGGACGCCAGTCTGGTGGTGACGGTATGA
- a CDS encoding hydantoinase B/oxoprolinase family protein: MSVDPILVGVLGNRLHSILAEQQNALVNTAFSSVVRESLDLACAVFDSRGEMIGQSVGGTPGHINAMATGMRHFVAAYPPETLEPGDVLLTNDPWQTAGQINDITVATPVFLRGRLVAWFASCCHAPDIGGRLVSAEASEVFEEGLRLPIMKFLRAGEVNADLELLIRANVRTPEETIGDLYAQVTGNEVGAAGLVRLLEEFGLDSLDDVAAEIMNRSERALRDALAKLPDGTYTSELVTDGFDDEEIVLKVAVTIEGADIHLDFAGSSPQSRRGINVVLNYTRAYASFAVKAAISPEVPHNAGSFRPVHVTAPEGSVLNCTPPAPVASRHLIGHFLPSLLITALPGNAMAHSADALWMTIWRGADAEGREFMLNVFQTGGIGARSTKDGLNTTGFPSGLRSTPTEVIETMAPLIQRERVLRTDSGGAGKWRGGLGQCTTMAARGEISWSVNGNVDRVRRPASGVDSGHDGAVGRFELTRGPLPSKSRVDLRPDDVVNVVLPGGGGYGDPFERDQEAVLADVVDGYVSVEAARELYGVEVTYHGDPEALVRLPEDYTAVSLRGRK, translated from the coding sequence ATGAGCGTGGACCCGATCCTGGTCGGGGTACTGGGAAACCGGCTGCACTCCATCCTGGCCGAACAACAGAACGCGCTCGTCAACACGGCGTTCTCGTCCGTGGTGCGGGAATCGCTCGACCTCGCCTGCGCGGTGTTCGACTCCCGCGGCGAGATGATCGGCCAGTCCGTCGGCGGGACACCGGGTCACATCAACGCGATGGCGACCGGGATGCGGCATTTCGTCGCCGCGTACCCGCCGGAGACGCTGGAACCCGGCGATGTCCTGCTCACCAACGACCCGTGGCAGACGGCCGGGCAGATCAACGACATCACCGTCGCGACGCCGGTTTTCCTGCGGGGACGGCTGGTCGCGTGGTTCGCCTCCTGCTGCCACGCCCCGGACATCGGCGGGCGCCTGGTCTCCGCCGAGGCCAGTGAGGTCTTCGAAGAGGGCCTGCGCCTGCCGATCATGAAGTTCCTCCGCGCGGGCGAGGTCAACGCGGATCTCGAACTGCTGATCCGCGCGAACGTCCGGACCCCGGAGGAGACCATCGGCGACCTGTACGCGCAGGTCACCGGGAACGAGGTCGGTGCCGCCGGCCTGGTGCGGCTGCTGGAGGAATTCGGGCTCGATTCCCTGGACGACGTCGCCGCGGAGATCATGAACCGCTCCGAGCGGGCGCTGCGGGACGCGCTGGCGAAACTGCCGGACGGCACCTACACCAGCGAGCTGGTGACCGACGGATTCGACGACGAAGAGATCGTCCTCAAGGTCGCCGTGACCATCGAAGGTGCGGACATCCACCTCGATTTCGCCGGTTCGTCGCCGCAGAGCCGCCGCGGGATCAACGTCGTCCTGAACTACACCAGGGCGTACGCGTCGTTCGCGGTCAAGGCGGCCATTTCGCCGGAGGTGCCGCACAACGCGGGCTCGTTCCGGCCGGTGCACGTCACCGCGCCGGAGGGCTCGGTGCTCAACTGCACCCCGCCCGCGCCGGTCGCGTCGCGGCACCTGATCGGGCACTTCCTGCCTTCGCTGCTGATCACGGCCTTGCCGGGGAACGCCATGGCGCACAGCGCGGACGCGTTGTGGATGACGATCTGGCGCGGCGCCGACGCCGAGGGTCGCGAGTTCATGCTCAACGTCTTCCAGACCGGCGGTATCGGTGCGAGGTCCACAAAGGACGGACTGAACACCACGGGATTCCCGAGTGGACTGCGGTCGACACCGACGGAGGTCATCGAGACGATGGCGCCGTTGATCCAGCGTGAACGTGTGCTGCGCACGGATTCGGGCGGCGCCGGAAAGTGGCGCGGCGGCCTTGGCCAGTGCACCACCATGGCCGCCCGCGGCGAGATCTCCTGGAGTGTCAACGGGAACGTCGACCGGGTGCGCCGTCCGGCGTCCGGTGTGGACTCGGGACACGACGGGGCGGTGGGCCGGTTCGAGCTGACCCGTGGCCCACTGCCGTCGAAGAGCCGGGTGGACCTGCGGCCGGACGACGTGGTGAACGTGGTACTCCCGGGCGGCGGAGGTTACGGGGACCCGTTCGAGCGGGATCAGGAAGCCGTGCTCGCCGACGTCGTCGACGGATACGTCTCGGTGGAAGCGGCGCGCGAGCTGTACGGCGTCGAGGTGACCTATCACGGAGATCCCGAGGCGCTGGTGCGCCTTCCGGAGGACTACACGGCGGTTTCGCTGAGAGGGAGGAAATGA
- a CDS encoding SDR family NAD(P)-dependent oxidoreductase: MGRLAGKVAVVFGGARGIGLATVKEFVAEGATVFSSDIREPAESVEDARHSLVDATDEGQVDEFVRGVVAENGRIDVLFNNVGIHLGKPLVDTTLAEFDDIFALNVRAAFLGTRAVLPHMIANKAGSIVTTSSNGGVMGRPGDPVYNATKHALVGLTKSIAVAHAHQGIRANTVNPGAIDTDMLRGTLASPEDFEAKQHQLTASTPAARVGEAWEVAKAVVFLASDESRFVNGVALPIDGAKAAGAMPGNRYSLDFELGVR; this comes from the coding sequence ATGGGCCGGCTGGCAGGCAAGGTCGCGGTGGTCTTCGGGGGAGCGAGGGGCATCGGCCTCGCCACCGTGAAGGAGTTCGTCGCCGAGGGCGCGACCGTGTTCTCCAGTGACATCCGCGAACCCGCGGAATCCGTCGAAGACGCCCGTCACTCCCTTGTGGACGCCACCGACGAGGGGCAGGTCGACGAATTCGTGCGCGGCGTGGTCGCCGAAAACGGGCGGATCGACGTCCTGTTCAACAACGTCGGCATCCACCTCGGGAAACCGCTGGTGGACACCACGCTGGCGGAGTTCGACGACATCTTCGCGCTGAACGTGCGCGCGGCCTTCCTCGGCACGCGGGCGGTGTTGCCGCATATGATCGCGAACAAGGCAGGCAGCATCGTCACGACGTCGTCCAACGGCGGGGTGATGGGCCGCCCCGGCGACCCGGTGTACAACGCCACCAAGCACGCCCTGGTCGGCCTGACGAAGTCGATCGCCGTCGCGCACGCGCACCAGGGGATCCGGGCGAACACGGTCAACCCGGGCGCGATCGACACGGACATGCTGCGCGGCACGCTCGCCTCTCCGGAGGACTTCGAAGCCAAGCAACACCAGTTGACCGCGAGCACACCGGCGGCGCGGGTCGGCGAGGCGTGGGAGGTCGCGAAAGCGGTGGTCTTCCTGGCCAGTGACGAATCCCGGTTCGTCAACGGGGTCGCCCTCCCGATCGACGGCGCCAAGGCCGCCGGCGCCATGCCGGGCAACCGGTACAGTCTCGACTTCGAACTCGGTGTCAGGTAG
- a CDS encoding GntR family transcriptional regulator — translation MSTSAAEETPASDRPLLERSGTAERVAEILRQRITEGVFPPGSRLSEPSISAALGVSRNTLRESFQLLAHERLAVHELNRGVFVRELTAQDISDLYVMRRVTECGALRRAAELSTVDLSAIADAVRDGRAAADEGDWQAVGTASIAFHQAVGDLAGSERVSTTMRQVLAETRLFFVLTENTRAFFEPFLERHERILRDLERGRFGAAETALEKYLRDAEKQLLAAYDRRGS, via the coding sequence ATGTCCACATCTGCCGCCGAGGAGACGCCGGCCAGCGACAGACCGTTACTCGAACGGAGCGGGACGGCGGAACGGGTCGCCGAGATCCTGCGCCAGCGCATCACCGAGGGCGTCTTCCCGCCCGGGTCGAGGCTTTCGGAACCGTCGATCAGCGCCGCGCTGGGCGTCTCGCGCAACACCCTGCGCGAGTCCTTCCAGCTCCTGGCGCACGAACGGCTCGCGGTGCACGAACTCAACCGCGGCGTGTTCGTGCGGGAGTTGACCGCGCAGGACATCTCGGATCTCTACGTGATGAGGCGGGTCACCGAATGCGGTGCGCTGCGACGTGCGGCCGAACTGTCCACTGTGGACTTGTCGGCGATCGCGGACGCGGTGCGGGACGGCCGTGCCGCGGCCGACGAAGGCGACTGGCAGGCCGTCGGGACCGCGAGTATCGCGTTCCACCAGGCGGTGGGCGACCTGGCGGGCAGCGAGCGGGTCAGCACGACGATGCGCCAGGTGCTGGCGGAGACGCGGCTCTTCTTCGTGCTGACGGAGAACACGCGTGCGTTCTTCGAGCCGTTCCTGGAGCGGCACGAGCGGATCCTGCGGGATCTGGAGCGGGGGCGTTTCGGAGCCGCTGAGACGGCATTGGAGAAGTACCTGCGGGATGCGGAAAAGCAGCTGCTGGCCGCCTACGACCGTCGAGGGTCGTGA
- a CDS encoding aspartate aminotransferase family protein, with the protein MVSSASARNPLWHPFADMGAVDGDRLVITRGEGSYVWDDQGNRYFDATASLWYANFGHGREEIVQAVADQLRTLDSYNLFGYNANEPALKLAERVSALAPEPGSKVFFGSGGGDVIDTAVKIARSYFAHTGRPEKVHVIGRVQGYHGTHGFGTAVGGIAANAAGFGPLPGDISHVPYDSAEALEAEILRVGPERVAAFFCEPVIGAGGVLLPPDGYIETVAEICRRHDVLFVADCVIAAFGRLGTWFGIDRWAVKPDMITTAKGITGGTIPLGALIVAPRVAEPFFTGSPGAPVLRHGATYAGHPVACAAGNATLDIYERDGLIPRGRELEKPLADALSGLASHPLVAEVRAGLGFLGAVELKAEVIEANPGAANRLQRLARDEGVLVRNLAKGIAVSPPLIAGEAELDLLTTALPRALDKLV; encoded by the coding sequence ATGGTTTCGTCGGCGTCCGCGCGCAATCCCCTGTGGCACCCCTTCGCGGACATGGGAGCGGTCGACGGCGACCGGCTCGTCATCACCCGCGGCGAGGGTTCCTACGTCTGGGACGACCAAGGCAACCGGTACTTCGACGCGACGGCGTCGCTCTGGTACGCGAACTTCGGGCACGGGCGCGAGGAGATCGTGCAGGCCGTCGCGGACCAGTTGCGGACGCTCGACTCGTACAACCTGTTCGGCTACAACGCAAACGAGCCCGCGCTGAAGCTCGCCGAGCGCGTCTCCGCGCTGGCACCCGAACCGGGCTCGAAGGTGTTCTTCGGGTCGGGCGGCGGTGACGTCATCGACACCGCGGTCAAGATCGCCCGTTCGTACTTCGCTCACACCGGGCGCCCGGAGAAGGTGCATGTCATCGGCCGGGTGCAGGGTTACCACGGCACGCACGGTTTCGGCACGGCCGTCGGCGGCATCGCGGCCAACGCGGCGGGCTTCGGTCCGCTGCCGGGGGACATCTCGCACGTCCCCTACGACAGCGCCGAAGCGCTCGAAGCGGAGATCCTGCGGGTCGGGCCGGAGCGGGTCGCGGCGTTCTTCTGCGAACCGGTGATCGGCGCGGGCGGCGTCCTCCTTCCCCCGGACGGGTACATCGAGACGGTCGCCGAGATCTGCCGCAGGCATGACGTGCTGTTCGTCGCGGACTGCGTGATCGCCGCGTTCGGGCGGCTGGGTACCTGGTTCGGGATCGACCGGTGGGCCGTGAAACCGGACATGATCACGACCGCGAAGGGCATCACCGGCGGCACGATCCCGCTGGGCGCGCTGATCGTCGCGCCGAGGGTGGCCGAGCCGTTCTTCACCGGCTCGCCCGGTGCGCCGGTGCTGCGGCACGGCGCGACCTACGCCGGGCATCCGGTCGCGTGCGCCGCGGGGAACGCGACGCTGGACATCTACGAGCGCGACGGGCTCATCCCGCGCGGGCGAGAACTGGAGAAGCCGCTGGCGGACGCGCTTTCCGGGCTCGCTTCGCATCCATTGGTGGCGGAGGTCCGGGCCGGGCTGGGCTTTCTCGGCGCGGTCGAACTGAAGGCCGAAGTCATCGAGGCGAACCCCGGCGCGGCGAACCGGCTACAGCGGTTGGCCCGGGACGAAGGCGTCCTCGTGCGGAACCTGGCCAAGGGGATCGCGGTCTCGCCGCCGTTGATCGCGGGCGAGGCCGAACTCGACCTGCTCACGACGGCTTTGCCGCGTGCGCTGGACAAGCTCGTCTAG
- a CDS encoding GlxA family transcriptional regulator, whose amino-acid sequence MSAGSVALVVPDEIGIAFWDLYEVSIPATVFGMPQPDLADPWYDLRLCGTGDRSEAAAPGFALRTPYRLDDIVGADTVIVSSVPDEVLSDGAPVSPELISALRRAHDAGARMVSLCSGAFALAEAGLLDGRRATSHWMHTAELAERFPEVEVDDSVLYVDDGDVLTSAGMTAGLDLCLHLVRRDLGAHVANQLARRMVVPAHRPGGQAQFIDLSVPATDDQGLAPVLDWARAHLDRPLTIEDLARRAMMSRRTFYRRLQQATGTTPLQWLLTQRLSRAQSLLESTALPVERIAELSGLGTANNLRHHFLKQVGVSPGAYRNAFPRQPPVTAAAG is encoded by the coding sequence ATGAGCGCTGGTTCGGTCGCCCTGGTCGTCCCCGACGAGATCGGGATCGCCTTCTGGGACCTGTACGAGGTGAGCATCCCCGCCACCGTTTTCGGGATGCCCCAGCCCGATCTCGCCGATCCCTGGTACGACCTGCGGCTGTGCGGAACCGGCGACCGGTCCGAGGCGGCGGCTCCCGGGTTCGCGCTGCGCACCCCGTACCGGCTCGACGACATCGTCGGCGCCGACACGGTCATCGTGTCGTCGGTACCGGACGAGGTCCTCAGCGACGGCGCGCCGGTCTCACCCGAGCTGATCAGCGCGTTACGGCGCGCCCACGACGCGGGCGCGCGGATGGTCTCGCTGTGCTCGGGCGCTTTCGCGCTCGCCGAGGCCGGGCTGCTAGACGGCCGTCGAGCGACCTCGCACTGGATGCACACCGCGGAGCTGGCCGAGCGGTTCCCCGAGGTCGAAGTCGACGACTCCGTGCTCTACGTGGACGACGGCGACGTGCTCACCAGCGCCGGGATGACCGCCGGCCTCGACCTGTGCCTGCATCTGGTCCGGCGCGATCTCGGGGCGCACGTGGCCAACCAGCTGGCCCGCCGGATGGTCGTGCCCGCGCACCGGCCGGGCGGACAGGCCCAGTTCATCGATCTTTCCGTTCCCGCCACCGACGACCAGGGGCTGGCACCGGTGCTCGACTGGGCGAGGGCCCATCTCGACCGGCCGTTGACGATCGAAGATCTCGCCCGGCGCGCCATGATGAGCCGCCGGACCTTCTACCGGCGCCTCCAGCAGGCGACCGGCACGACACCGCTCCAATGGCTGCTGACCCAGCGGCTTTCCCGGGCGCAGAGCCTGCTGGAATCGACCGCCCTGCCGGTGGAGCGGATCGCGGAGCTCAGCGGTCTCGGCACCGCGAACAACCTGCGCCACCACTTCCTGAAGCAGGTCGGCGTCTCGCCCGGTGCCTATCGGAACGCGTTCCCGCGGCAGCCACCGGTGACCGCCGCCGCGGGATGA
- a CDS encoding NAD(P)-dependent oxidoreductase, with the protein MSTTPDRVAVIGLGNLGHALAETFLRQGIPTTVWNRDAAKADALVAAGATAAATAAEAIESSELVLVALLDATVARQVLTTAGDAVAGRALVNVTSGGPEDARELATWAAEHGARYLHGAVYAVPQTIGTAGSSISYSGAQDVHRRWQPKLDLLGKGTFLGADAGLASGYDVAILAGMYGMIGGFLHATAMASAAGVRATELTPMLLSWLADSFPALTTFAEEIDRGGYTGGESSLAMNQAGLSTIIRASRALDVPPDTLLPIKDLIDRQIAAGHGAASLSRAVESFRSAA; encoded by the coding sequence ATGAGTACGACACCTGACCGAGTCGCCGTGATCGGCCTCGGCAACCTGGGCCACGCGCTGGCTGAAACCTTCTTGCGCCAAGGGATTCCCACGACCGTTTGGAACCGCGACGCCGCCAAGGCGGACGCGCTCGTCGCTGCCGGGGCGACGGCGGCGGCCACGGCCGCGGAGGCGATCGAGTCGAGCGAACTCGTCCTCGTCGCGCTGCTCGATGCCACCGTCGCCCGGCAGGTCCTGACGACGGCGGGTGATGCCGTCGCCGGGCGCGCGCTGGTCAACGTCACGTCCGGCGGGCCGGAGGACGCGCGTGAGCTGGCCACCTGGGCGGCCGAGCACGGCGCGCGGTACCTGCACGGAGCCGTCTACGCGGTGCCGCAGACGATCGGCACCGCCGGATCGTCGATCAGCTACAGCGGTGCCCAGGACGTTCACCGGCGCTGGCAGCCGAAGCTGGATCTGCTGGGTAAAGGCACTTTCCTCGGCGCCGACGCCGGTCTCGCGTCGGGTTACGACGTCGCCATCCTGGCCGGGATGTACGGCATGATCGGCGGTTTCCTGCACGCCACGGCGATGGCGTCGGCGGCAGGGGTGCGTGCCACCGAGCTGACGCCGATGCTGCTGTCCTGGCTGGCGGATTCGTTCCCGGCGCTGACCACCTTCGCCGAGGAGATCGACCGTGGCGGATACACCGGTGGCGAGTCCAGTCTTGCCATGAACCAGGCGGGGCTGAGCACGATCATCCGGGCCAGCCGGGCGCTGGACGTCCCGCCGGACACCCTGCTCCCGATCAAGGACCTGATCGACCGGCAGATCGCGGCCGGACACGGCGCGGCCAGCCTCTCGCGCGCCGTGGAATCCTTCCGGAGCGCCGCATGA
- a CDS encoding pyridoxamine 5'-phosphate oxidase family protein has product MTTTTRDFGELEAEFNGYVGAINYATMVTVDAQNRPRTRVLIPVWEKVDGRPLGWLATFRTPVKAAHLEGNPHTNFSYWAPGNNSVAVDAVAVWDNEPSVKEHVWDLYRKTSPRGAGYPLGNFWQAPSDPRLHVLRLTPWRIQVIRGADLRSRIWRADRNR; this is encoded by the coding sequence ATGACCACGACGACCCGGGACTTCGGTGAGCTGGAAGCCGAGTTCAACGGCTACGTCGGAGCCATCAACTACGCCACGATGGTGACCGTCGACGCCCAGAACCGCCCGCGAACCCGGGTGCTCATCCCGGTGTGGGAGAAGGTCGACGGGCGTCCGCTCGGCTGGCTGGCCACCTTTCGGACCCCGGTGAAGGCGGCCCATCTCGAAGGCAACCCGCATACCAATTTCTCTTACTGGGCACCGGGGAACAACTCGGTGGCGGTCGACGCGGTGGCCGTCTGGGACAACGAGCCCTCGGTCAAGGAGCATGTGTGGGACCTGTACCGCAAGACCAGCCCGCGCGGCGCCGGCTACCCCCTCGGCAATTTCTGGCAGGCACCGTCCGACCCGCGGCTGCATGTGCTGCGCCTGACGCCTTGGCGGATCCAGGTGATCCGCGGTGCCGACCTGCGCAGCCGGATCTGGCGAGCGGACCGGAACCGGTAA
- a CDS encoding VOC family protein encodes MAYDFQVTVDSARPHALADWWAEMLGWRVEESNEEFIREMVAEGYAAEEATTTHNGVLVWKDGAAIVHPETGQRFLFQLVPEGKTVKNRLHLDIRVGAGKIEAELERLTARGATFLHRGKQGPAEWITIADPEGNELCLS; translated from the coding sequence ATGGCGTATGACTTCCAGGTGACGGTGGACTCCGCCCGTCCGCACGCCCTCGCGGACTGGTGGGCCGAGATGCTCGGGTGGCGGGTCGAGGAGAGCAACGAGGAGTTCATCCGCGAGATGGTCGCCGAGGGTTACGCCGCCGAGGAAGCGACGACCACGCACAACGGCGTCCTGGTGTGGAAGGACGGCGCGGCGATCGTCCACCCGGAGACCGGGCAGCGGTTCCTCTTCCAGCTGGTGCCCGAGGGGAAGACGGTCAAAAACCGGCTGCACCTCGACATCCGCGTGGGGGCGGGCAAGATCGAGGCCGAGCTCGAGCGGCTGACCGCGCGCGGTGCGACGTTCCTGCACCGCGGCAAGCAAGGGCCCGCGGAGTGGATCACGATCGCGGACCCGGAGGGCAACGAACTCTGCCTCTCCTGA
- a CDS encoding GNAT family N-acetyltransferase, protein MIRLATSDDLLALQDIERAAGEPFRALGMAAIADDDPPSIADLTAFQRANRAWVWDAGDGPVAYLLAEVVDGHGHIEQVSVHPAHARRGLGRRLIEHAAEWASREGLAGLTLTTYAEVPWNAPYYARLGFVTLDEESLTDGLRAVRDHEIARGLDAWPRVTMRR, encoded by the coding sequence GTGATCCGACTCGCCACCTCCGACGACCTGCTCGCCCTCCAGGACATCGAACGTGCCGCCGGCGAACCGTTCCGTGCGCTCGGCATGGCCGCGATCGCCGACGACGACCCGCCGTCGATCGCGGACCTCACGGCCTTCCAGCGCGCGAACCGGGCCTGGGTGTGGGACGCGGGCGACGGGCCGGTGGCGTACCTGCTCGCCGAGGTCGTCGACGGTCACGGCCACATCGAGCAGGTGTCCGTCCATCCCGCTCACGCGCGCCGGGGCCTCGGGCGGCGGCTGATCGAGCACGCCGCCGAGTGGGCTTCGCGCGAAGGGCTCGCCGGGCTGACGCTGACGACGTACGCCGAGGTGCCGTGGAACGCGCCGTACTACGCCCGGCTCGGCTTCGTGACGCTCGACGAGGAGAGCCTCACAGACGGCCTGCGAGCCGTCCGGGATCACGAAATCGCCCGCGGCCTGGACGCGTGGCCGCGGGTGACCATGCGGAGATGA
- a CDS encoding IclR family transcriptional regulator, producing the protein MTPAARSLDTAPPKRTPGASSSRKVLQLLLSFSERRWDASVAELAARIGTPVATTYRYVALLKELQLLEEGRTGRYHVTSQVMPLARAAQLANDLARLARPAMEEAARDLGETVLLFQHFGESAVCADRVECERAMRFTFQPGHSVPLGTGASGKMLLAMLPEGERERRLSSIVQRRGPSVREEVKRAGANRFAVSWGELDDGVWSCSVPIPSTGHRPAVLTLAAPATRIGDDAKRAAIVALQSYANRIHRAVSSFAL; encoded by the coding sequence ATGACGCCTGCCGCACGATCCCTGGACACCGCCCCGCCGAAACGGACCCCCGGCGCCAGCAGCTCGCGCAAAGTACTGCAACTGCTGCTCTCCTTTTCCGAACGCCGCTGGGACGCGAGCGTCGCCGAACTCGCGGCGAGGATCGGCACCCCGGTCGCCACGACCTACCGCTATGTCGCGCTGCTGAAGGAACTCCAGCTCCTGGAGGAGGGCAGGACGGGGCGCTACCACGTGACGAGCCAGGTGATGCCGCTCGCGCGGGCCGCGCAACTGGCCAACGATCTCGCCAGGCTGGCCCGTCCGGCGATGGAGGAGGCGGCCCGCGACCTCGGTGAGACGGTGCTGCTGTTCCAGCATTTCGGTGAATCCGCGGTCTGCGCGGACCGCGTCGAATGCGAACGCGCGATGCGTTTCACCTTCCAGCCGGGGCATTCCGTCCCGCTCGGCACCGGCGCGTCGGGCAAGATGCTGCTCGCCATGCTGCCGGAGGGCGAACGCGAACGGCGCCTTTCGTCGATCGTGCAGCGCCGCGGCCCGAGCGTGCGGGAAGAGGTCAAACGCGCCGGGGCGAACCGGTTCGCGGTCAGCTGGGGCGAGCTGGACGACGGCGTCTGGTCGTGTTCCGTGCCGATCCCGAGCACCGGGCACCGGCCCGCGGTGCTGACACTGGCCGCCCCCGCCACCCGGATCGGTGACGACGCGAAGCGGGCGGCCATCGTCGCGCTCCAGTCGTACGCGAACCGGATCCACCGCGCCGTTTCGTCGTTCGCCCTCTGA